A window of the Labeo rohita strain BAU-BD-2019 chromosome 1, IGBB_LRoh.1.0, whole genome shotgun sequence genome harbors these coding sequences:
- the grhprb gene encoding glyoxylate reductase/hydroxypyruvate reductase b: MWCSRTALGRLQRIAPCTVSGFHRAMSMLPKVFVTRRVPPDGLDILRKSGQVQFEMWDSDDPMPRMELLKKVKGCDGILCVLTEKIDAQLLEAAGPNLKVVSTMSVGFDHLSLDELKKREIRVGYTPDVLTDCVAELTVALLLATSRRLIEATHEAKTGGWGTWRTLWLCGHELANSTVGILGLGRIGVAIAERLKPFKVKKFIYTDVTPRPELANMIEAEYVSLDKLAEQSDFLAVCCALTPETHGICNFNLFSKMKKNAIFINTSRGGVVNQEDLYEALSTGLIAGAGLDVTTPEPLPTHHPLYTLKNCVILPHIASASYTTRNAMSALAANNLLAGLRGEPMPKELKL, translated from the exons ATGTGGTGCAGCAGAACAGCGCTCGGGAGACTGCAGAGGATCGCGCCGTGTACCGTTAGCGGATTTCATCGCGCAATGTCTATGTTACCGAAAGTGTTTGTGACGCGCAGAGTGCCGCCGGACGGACTGGACATTCTCCGCAAATCCGGGCA GGTGCAGTTTGAGATGTGGGACTCTGATGACCCTATGCCCCGAATGGAGCTGCTGAAAAAGGTCAAAGGTTGTGATGGAATACTATGTGTACTCACAGAGAAGATTGACGCACAACTGCTGGAAGCTGCAG GTCCAAATCTAAAAGTGGTCAGCACTATGTCAGTGGGCTTTGATCATCTTTCTCTAGATGAGCTCAAGAAAAG GGAAATCCGTGTAGGATACACTCCAGATGTTCTGACCGATTGTGTGGCTGAATTGACTGTTGCGTTGTTACTCGCTACATCCAGAAGACTCATTGAGGCCACACATGAGGCTAAAAC GGGTGGTTGGGGAACATGGAGAACTTTATGGCTGTGTGGTCATGAACTAGCAAACAGCACAGTTGGCATCTTGGGACTTGGGAGGATTG GTGTGGCTATCGCCGAACGTCTGAAGCCTTTTAAGGTGAAGAAATTCATCTATACAGATGTGACTCCGAGACCTGAGCTCGCAAATATGATAGAGGCAGAATATG tcTCTTTAGATAAACTGGCCGAGCAGTCTGATTTTCTGGCTGTATGCTGTGCTCTGACTCCAGAGACTCATGGGATCTGCAATTTTAAtctcttctccaaaatgaagaaaaatgccaTCTTCATCAACACAAGCAG AGGTGGAGTGGTTAATCAGGAAGATCTGTATGAAGCCCTGTCCACTGGTCTGATTGCTGGAGCCGGGCTGGATGTTACCACACCTGAACCACTGCCAACTCACCATCCTCTTTACACACTCAAAAACTGTG TGATTCTTCCCCACATTGCCAGTGCTTCATATACGACACGGAACGCCATGTCTGCTCTTGCTGCCAACAACCTGCTGGCTGGACTCAGGGGTGAACCAATGCCTAAAGAACTTAAACTGTAA
- the LOC127164412 gene encoding LOW QUALITY PROTEIN: zinc finger and BTB domain-containing protein 5 (The sequence of the model RefSeq protein was modified relative to this genomic sequence to represent the inferred CDS: inserted 1 base in 1 codon) — protein MDFPGHFEQIFQQLNYQRLHGQLCDCVIMVGSRHFKAHRAVLSACSTHFRALFTAAEGDASTRMIHLDSEVVTAEAFAALMDMMYTSTLMLGESNVMDVLLAASHLHLNAVVKACKHYLTTRTLPMSPPADRSGQHHAEQQQAAAAANSHLQRSFLLQQLGLSLVSSALSGAEDGGTGTGRRTSSGGLVDQHGSHPTRRFLKRKQPMSLIASERGRPRLSSQVEGIVGESEGREGGEELLSPDSHSKMVDEVVGGVIPGDDGGLLEQNDYRRGLTHEDMQLPSQSDGGRGAGPEKXLLPRKEEYPDASRHHAEGMKIKNGGEEEEEQQQHMQVVVKSEPLSSPEAVDETSDVTSQAEGSDQVEPVGEKLELSPEGSERSYSDPQPSSELLIKGNKVLGAAEDRGRGEELSCSDALESSSGLHISSYLSAKAFAGRGVSSNLVNNVDNVPNTTTGDFQADHDSARFFLPTDSINTSSSSLQLLPGEAQVCSDLQPESLFLRPLHDGIASSSSLAASRGGSVDQLALEFQRNILGLQTFPRSSRGGAGGCQAYRRIAPKVPPGGASALTDSPQQLDAASSSSSSSVLLNGVNLMEGSVTVGQNVGSSNLNPLPQLTRASADVLSKCKKALSEHNVLVVEGARKYACKICCKTFLTLTDCKKHIRVHTGERPYACLKCGKRFSQSSHLYKHSKTTCLRWQSSDMSNALL, from the exons ATGGATTTCCCAGGGCATTTTGAGCAGATTTTCCAGCAGCTGAACTACCAGCGGCTGCATGGACAGCTGTGCGACTGCGTGATCATGGTAGGTAGTCGTCATTTCAAGGCCCACCGTGCCGTGCTGTCTGCCTGCAGTACGCATTTCCGAGCCCTGTTTACTGCTGCCGAAGGAGACGCCAGTACGAGGATGATTCACTTGGACTCAGAAGTGGTGACAGCTGAAGCATTTGCTGCTCTAATGGACATGATGTACACGTCAACGCTGATGCTAGGAGAGAGTAACGTGATGGATGTCCTGCTGGCTGCTTCTCATCTGCATTTGAACGCTGTGGTGAAAGCCTGTAAGCACTACCTTACAACTCGTACTCTACCCATGTCTCCTCCGGCAGACCGTAGTGGTCAGCATCACGCTGAGCAGCAACAAGCAGCGGCAGCTGCGAACTCTCATCTCCAGCGTTCGTTTCTGCTGCAACAGCTCGGGCTGAGCCTGGTCAGTTCTGCTCTGAGTGGAGCTGAAGATGGGGGAACGGGGACCGGCAGGAGAACGAGTTCAGGTGGGTTGGTGGATCAGCACGGTTCTCACCCGACACGTCGTTTCCTGAAACGTAAACAGCCCATGTCCCTGATCGCTTCGGAACGGGGGAGGCCTCGTCTCTCCTCGCAGGTGGAGGGGATTGTGGGGGAATCGGAGGGGCGAGAGGGTGGAGAGGAGCTTCTGTCTCCAGATTCCCATAGTAAAATGGTGGATGAGGTTGTCGGCGGGGTAATTCCAGGAGATGATGGAGGTTTACTAGAGCAAAATGACTACCGAAGGGGACTGACACATGAAGACATGCAGCTTCCCAGTCAGTCAGATGGAGGGAGGGGAGCTGGACCGGAAA CGCTGCTGCCGCGTAAAGAGGAGTACCCGGACGCGAGCCGTCACCATGCTGAGGGGATGAAGATAAAGAACGGAGGTGAGGAAGAAgaggagcagcagcagcacatGCAGGTCGTGGTGAAGAGTGAGCCGCTGAGTTCACCCGAAGCTGTCGATGAGACTAGCGATGTTACGTCTCAGGCAGAAGGGAGTGACCAG GTGGAGCCAGTTGGAGAAAAGCTGGAGCTGAGTCCAGAGGGCAGTGAGCGCAGCTACTCCGATCCCCAGCCCAGCTCTGAACTGCTGATTAAAGGAAACAAGGTGTTAGGAGCAGCAGAAGACAGAGGAAGAGGAGAGGAGCTCTCCTGCAGTGACGCTCTAGAGTCCTCCTCTGGATTGCATATCTCCAGTTACCTCAGCGCGAAGGCCTTTGCTGGCAGAGGGGTGTCATCTAACCTTGTTAACAATGTTGACAATGTTCCCAATACTACAACCGGAGATTTTCAAGCAGACCATGATTCTGCTCGCTTCTTCCTCCCAACTGATTCCATCAACACTTCATCTTCCTCTCTGCAGCTCCTTCCAGGCGAAGCACAGGTCTGCTCTGACCTGCAGCCAGAGTCCCTTTTTTTGCGGCCACTGCATGACGGAATAGCATCGTCCTCATCATTAGCAGCATCCCGGGGTGGATCAGTGGACCAGCTTGCGCTGGAATTCCAGCGAAACATTTTGGGATTACAAACCTTCCCTCGTTCATCCAGGGGTGGTGCCGGAGGGTGCCAAGCATATCGGCGCATCGCTCCCAAAGTTCCACCAGGTGGTGCTTCAGCTCTTACAGACAGCCCTCAGCAGCTTGATGCTGCCTCCTCGTCGTCTTCCTCCTCAGTGCTTCTAAATGGAGTAAACTTAATGGAGGGTTCTGTCACCGTAGGTCAAAATGTTGGCAGCTCCAACTTGAACCCGCTACCCCAGTTGACAAGAGCCTCTGCAGATGTTctgtcaaaatgtaaaaaggcACTTTCTGAGCACAACGTGCTAGTGGTTGAAGGTGCCAGGAAGTATGCATGCAAGATCTGCTGCAAGACGTTCCTCACTCTGACTGACTGCAAGAAACACATCCGAGTTCATACAGGAGAGCGCCCGTACGCCTGTCTGAAATGCGGCAAACGCTTCAGTCAGTCCAGTCACTTGTACAAGCACTCAAAAACAACCTGCTTACGATGGCAGAGCAGTGATATGTCTAACGCCCTGCTCTAA